A genome region from Deltaproteobacteria bacterium HGW-Deltaproteobacteria-2 includes the following:
- a CDS encoding hydrolase — translation MNKLFWLFLIIISLMPVFESRAAFAASVEDDEVYRSRYEDTIFGRRFYNVEFIKHHNAWDMVKWGLTGKREKWPEWVNIEPGETPPERVEKGIRYTVVNHATVLIQVNGINILTDPIWSMRASMLSCIGPKRAVPPGITFDQLPPIDVVLISHNHYDHMDVPTLERLVKRDNPLVVTGPGNQQILQRYGIKNVQELDWWKGFTRGGIEFCFTPARHFSRRGATDYNLSLWGSFIIRTPSGVICFIGDSGYGSFIKEIRRRFGPVDLAFIPIGAYEPAWMMETVHLTPEQAWQVHDELGSRLSVAIHFGTFQLTDEGINEPVERLGKVIMQNGKASGKFVVPTFGKSMDTMQMD, via the coding sequence ATGAATAAACTTTTCTGGCTGTTCCTGATAATCATTTCTCTTATGCCGGTTTTTGAAAGCAGGGCTGCTTTTGCGGCGTCTGTTGAAGACGATGAGGTATACAGAAGCCGTTACGAGGATACAATATTCGGGCGACGTTTTTATAATGTGGAGTTCATCAAACACCATAACGCGTGGGATATGGTAAAGTGGGGTTTAACTGGCAAACGTGAGAAATGGCCCGAGTGGGTTAATATCGAGCCGGGAGAAACTCCGCCCGAGCGGGTTGAAAAGGGTATACGATACACAGTTGTGAATCACGCCACTGTTCTTATTCAGGTCAATGGCATCAATATTCTTACCGATCCGATCTGGTCCATGCGGGCCAGTATGTTATCGTGTATTGGGCCAAAGCGGGCTGTGCCGCCGGGTATTACTTTTGACCAGCTACCACCCATTGATGTCGTGCTGATTTCCCACAACCATTATGATCACATGGATGTTCCCACATTGGAGCGCCTTGTGAAACGAGACAATCCCCTCGTGGTAACAGGTCCTGGCAATCAGCAAATTCTTCAGCGTTATGGCATAAAAAATGTTCAGGAACTGGACTGGTGGAAGGGATTTACCAGGGGCGGTATCGAATTCTGCTTCACGCCGGCCCGTCATTTTTCGCGCCGTGGTGCGACCGACTATAACCTGAGTTTGTGGGGCAGTTTTATCATAAGGACACCAAGTGGAGTTATCTGCTTTATCGGTGATTCCGGGTATGGCTCTTTTATAAAGGAGATACGCAGACGGTTCGGTCCAGTTGACCTTGCTTTTATTCCCATTGGTGCCTACGAGCCCGCGTGGATGATGGAAACAGTTCACCTTACGCCGGAACAGGCCTGGCAGGTTCATGATGAATTGGGATCCCGTCTATCCGTGGCGATTCATTTCGGCACTTTTCAACTTACCGATGAAGGCATCAACGAACCCGTAGAAAGACTTGGTAAAGTGATTATGCAAAACGGCAAAGCTTCAGGCAAATTTGTCGTGCCAACGTTCGGCAAAAGCATGGATACTATGCAGATGGACTGA
- a CDS encoding DUF1049 domain-containing protein, which translates to MSYKMVIVAILALLALIFLAQNIEVVTVSFLFWEMSMSRSVLLFFSLLSGFIIGWFLHSFLSYRKNKNDLKSINH; encoded by the coding sequence ATGAGTTATAAAATGGTGATAGTTGCTATTCTTGCTTTACTTGCCCTTATCTTTCTGGCTCAGAATATAGAAGTAGTCACTGTAAGTTTTTTATTCTGGGAAATGTCCATGTCGCGTTCGGTGTTGTTGTTCTTTTCCCTGTTAAGTGGTTTTATTATCGGATGGTTCCTGCACAGTTTTCTTTCATATAGAAAAAATAAAAATGATCTGAAGAGTATTAACCATTAG
- a CDS encoding DNA-binding response regulator: protein MGKILIVDDELNMRLVLSAMLKKEGFEISSASNGREALQILQSNNINVVITDLKMPDIDGMELLTSISERNPEIPVIMITAHGTIATAVEALKKGAFDYITKPFDIDDLKNIISKAIKTRALKESELSLPPTEIERIGIIGVSPKTMEVFDAIKRVAQTTTTVMITGETGTGKELVAEAIHCNSPRKNNPLIKLNCAAIAETLMESELFGYEKGAYTGAAITKPGKFELAHKGTLFLDEVAEIPREMQVKLLRVIQEQEFERVGGLRTIKVDVRIIAATNQNLSRQVQAGNFREDLYYRLNVFPIDIPPLRARKEDILPLVDYFLEKFNKKLERSVGMELGVKEMLLRYEWPGNIRELENLIERMMLLAKDNRITPGEVPDEFKISLDKIAAKPTDDGKKPFKEYIRGHVENVERQMIIKCLEEAGGNVTNAAKKMGLSRKGLQLKMIKYNLRK from the coding sequence ATGGGAAAGATTTTAATAGTTGATGATGAACTGAATATGCGGCTGGTGTTATCGGCCATGCTGAAGAAGGAAGGTTTTGAGATTTCTTCCGCTTCCAACGGACGCGAAGCTCTGCAGATTCTGCAATCAAATAATATAAATGTTGTTATTACTGATTTAAAAATGCCGGATATCGACGGTATGGAATTACTGACCAGTATTTCCGAACGTAATCCGGAAATTCCCGTGATTATGATTACAGCTCACGGCACAATAGCAACCGCCGTAGAAGCTCTGAAGAAGGGCGCGTTTGATTATATTACCAAACCATTCGATATTGATGATTTAAAAAACATCATTTCCAAAGCCATTAAAACACGCGCTTTAAAAGAAAGCGAATTATCTTTGCCGCCGACTGAAATCGAACGAATAGGCATTATCGGCGTAAGCCCCAAAACCATGGAAGTTTTTGATGCGATTAAAAGGGTTGCCCAGACAACAACAACGGTTATGATTACGGGTGAAACGGGCACTGGTAAAGAATTGGTTGCCGAAGCTATTCATTGCAATTCTCCGCGCAAAAATAATCCGCTTATCAAACTCAATTGTGCTGCTATTGCCGAAACATTGATGGAAAGCGAACTTTTCGGTTATGAAAAAGGCGCCTACACCGGAGCGGCCATTACAAAGCCGGGGAAGTTTGAACTGGCCCATAAAGGGACATTGTTCCTTGATGAAGTAGCGGAGATCCCGCGCGAGATGCAGGTCAAACTACTGCGCGTTATTCAGGAACAGGAATTTGAGAGAGTCGGAGGATTGCGGACAATTAAAGTCGATGTGCGCATTATAGCCGCCACTAATCAGAATCTTTCGCGTCAGGTGCAGGCGGGAAATTTTCGGGAAGATTTGTATTATCGCCTCAATGTATTTCCTATCGATATTCCGCCGCTTAGAGCAAGAAAAGAAGACATTCTTCCACTCGTTGATTATTTTCTGGAAAAGTTCAACAAAAAACTGGAACGTTCAGTCGGAATGGAACTTGGAGTGAAGGAAATGCTCTTACGCTATGAATGGCCGGGCAATATTCGCGAACTGGAGAATCTCATCGAAAGGATGATGCTTCTGGCAAAGGATAACCGGATTACTCCCGGGGAAGTTCCCGATGAATTCAAAATATCTCTTGATAAGATTGCTGCGAAACCGACAGATGACGGCAAAAAACCGTTTAAAGAATACATACGCGGGCATGTGGAGAACGTCGAGCGGCAGATGATTATCAAATGCCTTGAGGAAGCTGGTGGTAATGTCACCAACGCGGCTAAGAAAATGGGTCTAAGCCGCAAGGGATTGCAGTTGAAGATGATTAAGTACAATCTGCGCAAATAA